In one window of Leifsonia sp. NPDC080035 DNA:
- a CDS encoding bifunctional 4-hydroxy-2-oxoglutarate aldolase/2-dehydro-3-deoxy-phosphogluconate aldolase: protein MSRGASARRIIAVLRADHAAAYRPVVRTLVECGVHEIELTLTTPDTLRHVRGLIEEFGQDASIGVGTVTDEELARRALDAGAQFLVTPGLVAGVPALASRLGVPTIMGALTPTEVVAAMEAGADAVKIFPASAVGPGYLRQLRGPFPSLVAIPSGGVEIEDADGWFAAGAAAVSMGGPLIGDALAGGSLSGLRERAALLVAPAVRGDDR, encoded by the coding sequence ATGAGCAGGGGAGCGTCCGCCCGGCGCATCATCGCCGTGCTCCGCGCCGACCACGCCGCGGCCTACCGGCCCGTCGTCCGGACGCTCGTCGAGTGCGGCGTCCACGAGATCGAGTTGACGCTCACCACGCCCGACACGCTGCGCCACGTCCGCGGCCTCATCGAGGAGTTCGGCCAGGACGCCTCCATCGGCGTCGGGACGGTCACCGACGAGGAGCTCGCGCGTCGGGCGCTCGACGCGGGCGCGCAGTTCCTCGTCACGCCGGGGCTCGTCGCGGGCGTGCCTGCGTTGGCGTCGCGGCTCGGTGTGCCCACGATCATGGGAGCGCTGACGCCGACGGAGGTCGTGGCGGCCATGGAGGCCGGCGCGGACGCGGTGAAGATCTTCCCCGCGTCCGCGGTCGGCCCGGGGTACCTCCGCCAGCTGCGCGGCCCGTTCCCGTCGCTGGTCGCCATCCCCTCCGGCGGCGTCGAGATCGAGGATGCGGACGGATGGTTCGCCGCCGGCGCGGCCGCCGTCTCGATGGGCGGTCCGCTGATCGGCGACGCGCTCGCCGGCGGATCGCTCTCCGGGCTCCGCGAGCGCGCAGCGCTGCTGGTCGCGCCGGCCGTCCGGGGCGACGACCGATGA
- a CDS encoding sugar kinase, with protein sequence MTAPRARVLVVGETMGLFSTGARLRAGGPVRFSVGGAETNTAIGLCRQGIPVRWLTRLGDDSAGESVLAAIRSEDVEVVAAIDRDRPTGLMVKEARPGGLTRVSYYRSGSAASALSAADVRPALLDGVELLHLTGITPALSESAASAVIEAARLARGRDIRVSLDINYRSSLWSREEAGERLARMATLADVVFGDRRELELLLGAAAPTASDESLLDAVAGIGPGEVVLKRGERGATARAHGRVHDQAAFPVAAVDTVGAGDAFVAGYLAGLLDAQPLGERLRRACACGALACLSEGDWEGSPTAAELAAFLDGGDPVLR encoded by the coding sequence ATGACGGCTCCCCGCGCCCGCGTGCTCGTCGTCGGCGAGACCATGGGGCTGTTCAGCACCGGCGCCCGCCTCCGCGCGGGAGGCCCGGTCCGCTTCTCCGTCGGCGGTGCGGAGACCAACACCGCCATCGGGCTCTGCCGCCAGGGGATCCCCGTCCGCTGGCTGACCCGGCTCGGCGACGACAGCGCGGGCGAGTCTGTCCTCGCTGCGATCCGCTCCGAGGATGTCGAGGTCGTTGCGGCCATCGACCGGGATCGGCCCACCGGCCTCATGGTGAAGGAGGCCCGGCCGGGCGGCCTGACCCGGGTCTCCTACTACCGCTCGGGCAGCGCCGCGTCCGCGCTGAGCGCCGCGGACGTGCGGCCGGCCCTCCTCGACGGGGTCGAGCTGCTGCACCTCACGGGGATCACCCCCGCGCTGTCGGAGTCCGCGGCCTCCGCCGTGATCGAGGCCGCCCGGCTCGCCCGGGGGCGCGACATCCGGGTCAGCCTCGACATCAATTACCGCTCATCGCTGTGGTCCAGGGAGGAGGCGGGCGAGCGGCTCGCCCGAATGGCCACCCTGGCGGATGTCGTGTTCGGCGATCGCCGGGAGCTCGAGCTCCTGCTCGGCGCGGCCGCGCCGACGGCCTCCGACGAGAGCCTGTTGGACGCCGTCGCCGGCATCGGACCGGGCGAGGTCGTGCTCAAGCGGGGCGAGCGTGGCGCCACGGCACGTGCACACGGGCGTGTTCACGACCAGGCTGCCTTCCCGGTCGCGGCCGTGGACACGGTCGGGGCCGGCGACGCCTTCGTGGCAGGGTACCTCGCCGGCCTCCTCGACGCTCAGCCGCTCGGCGAACGACTGCGACGCGCGTGCGCGTGCGGAGCGCTGGCGTGCCTGAGCGAGGGCGACTGGGAGGGCTCCCCCACCGCCGCGGAGCTCGCCGCCTTCCTCGACGGCGGCGACCCCGTCCTCCGCTGA
- a CDS encoding amidohydrolase family protein, with product MLDVVITGAQIIDGTGRPAFPADLGIQGDRIVMVGDAQDVPAVERIDADGLIATPGLIDPHSHSDWSVLGNPEAVSTIRQGVTTEVVGNCGVTYAPLAEAGIAPASAALGAFGFDEPVAWRSFDELLEEVHGRGTSQNLSWFVGQTALRQAAESRSEESRNSLAAEQEHLLHEAMEAGAIGFSSGLEYGAGRFSTADELTELARIAARYDGIYASHIRNRDSALDAAVDEFFAIARAAGRAQLSHLNVRHNTGADEGAWHRAADRVVDERASGLDILADMTPYNQGIGFAVGLLPRFVADNEPARIARLLRDPDVQLGVREDSDRYWRFVHRGEWQRVRLGVAPATPELEGLSFPEIAGRLGTDEWGAFFEVLAAAGEEVGSVQLLGDLFTDEHLRDAIAHDHFLLGVDAYTSRTDGPLAERTRHPLFFYGHTHFLAHHVARRRTLTLEEAVRKMTSAVADHFGLTGRGRVRPGAFADLVLFDPARLAIIDTTVVPRGYADAARDVWVNGVRVVRDASHTGARPGRHLRRAG from the coding sequence ATGCTCGACGTCGTGATCACCGGAGCGCAGATCATCGACGGCACCGGGAGGCCCGCGTTCCCCGCGGATCTGGGCATTCAGGGGGACAGGATCGTGATGGTGGGGGATGCGCAGGACGTGCCGGCCGTGGAGCGCATCGACGCCGACGGCCTGATCGCGACCCCCGGCCTCATCGATCCGCACAGCCACAGCGACTGGTCCGTCCTCGGCAACCCGGAGGCGGTCAGCACGATCCGGCAGGGCGTGACCACCGAGGTCGTCGGCAACTGCGGCGTCACCTATGCGCCGCTGGCGGAGGCGGGGATCGCCCCCGCCTCCGCCGCACTCGGCGCGTTCGGGTTCGACGAGCCCGTCGCCTGGCGGAGCTTCGACGAACTGCTGGAGGAGGTGCACGGGCGGGGCACCAGCCAGAACCTGTCCTGGTTCGTCGGTCAGACGGCCCTCCGGCAGGCCGCCGAGAGCCGGTCGGAGGAGAGCCGGAACTCCCTCGCCGCGGAGCAGGAGCACCTGCTTCACGAGGCGATGGAGGCGGGCGCGATCGGGTTCTCCTCCGGCCTCGAATACGGGGCCGGCCGATTCTCGACCGCGGACGAGCTGACCGAGCTGGCCAGGATCGCCGCTCGCTACGACGGGATCTACGCCAGCCACATCCGCAACCGCGACAGCGCACTGGACGCGGCCGTGGACGAGTTCTTCGCCATCGCGCGCGCCGCCGGGCGCGCCCAGCTGTCGCATCTGAACGTCCGCCACAACACGGGCGCCGACGAGGGCGCCTGGCATCGTGCGGCCGACCGGGTGGTCGACGAGCGAGCGAGCGGGCTGGACATCCTCGCGGATATGACACCGTATAACCAGGGGATCGGGTTCGCGGTCGGTCTCCTGCCCCGCTTCGTGGCGGACAACGAGCCCGCGCGCATTGCCCGGCTTCTGCGCGACCCCGACGTCCAGCTCGGTGTGCGGGAGGACAGCGACCGCTACTGGAGGTTCGTGCACCGCGGCGAGTGGCAGCGCGTGCGCCTCGGTGTTGCTCCGGCGACACCGGAGCTCGAAGGGCTGTCGTTCCCGGAGATCGCGGGTCGCCTCGGCACCGATGAGTGGGGAGCCTTCTTCGAGGTCCTCGCCGCCGCCGGGGAGGAGGTGGGCAGCGTCCAGTTGCTGGGCGATCTGTTCACCGACGAGCATCTGCGCGATGCGATCGCCCACGACCACTTCCTTCTCGGCGTGGATGCGTACACCAGCCGGACCGACGGTCCGCTCGCGGAGCGGACGCGTCATCCCCTCTTCTTCTACGGCCACACCCACTTCCTCGCGCATCACGTCGCCCGCCGCCGCACCCTGACCCTGGAGGAGGCGGTCCGTAAGATGACCTCGGCGGTCGCCGATCACTTCGGGCTCACGGGACGCGGCCGTGTCCGGCCAGGCGCATTCGCCGATCTGGTGCTGTTCGATCCGGCGCGGCTGGCCATCATCGACACGACCGTCGTGCCGCGCGGCTACGCCGATGCCGCCAGGGACGTCTGGGTCAACGGCGTCCGCGTGGTGCGCGACGCGTCGCACACGGGCGCGCGTCCCGGCCGGCACCTCCGCCGAGCCGGCTGA
- a CDS encoding amino acid ABC transporter ATP-binding protein yields the protein MIEVTDLRLSFGKTEVLHGISCSVAESEVVCIIGASGSGKSTLLRCMNGLERPSAGAITINGHRLGPGEKPTDLAVVRRDVGMVFQHFNLFPHLTVLSNITLAQRRVLGRTAEQSDERARLLLDKVGLADKADRYPDSLSGGQAQRVAIARALAMDPKVMLFDEPTSALDPEIVGEVLTVMKDLAAEGMTMVVVTHEMGFAREVSDRVIYMDHGAIVETARPDELFASPRAERTKAFLSKVL from the coding sequence ATGATCGAAGTCACTGACCTGCGCCTGAGCTTCGGCAAGACCGAAGTCCTCCACGGCATCTCGTGCTCTGTGGCGGAATCGGAGGTCGTCTGCATCATCGGCGCCTCGGGTTCCGGCAAGAGCACGCTGCTGCGCTGCATGAACGGGCTGGAACGCCCCAGCGCGGGAGCCATCACGATCAACGGCCACCGGCTGGGACCGGGCGAGAAGCCGACGGACCTCGCTGTGGTGCGCCGGGACGTCGGGATGGTCTTCCAGCACTTCAACCTCTTCCCGCACCTCACCGTCCTCTCCAACATCACCCTGGCCCAGCGCCGCGTGCTCGGCAGGACCGCGGAGCAGAGCGACGAGCGTGCCCGCCTCCTCCTCGACAAGGTGGGTCTCGCCGACAAGGCGGACCGGTATCCGGACTCGCTCTCGGGAGGACAGGCCCAGCGCGTCGCCATCGCCCGAGCGCTCGCCATGGACCCGAAGGTGATGCTGTTCGACGAGCCGACCTCCGCGCTGGATCCAGAGATCGTCGGAGAGGTCCTCACCGTTATGAAGGACCTCGCCGCGGAGGGGATGACGATGGTCGTCGTGACGCACGAGATGGGGTTCGCCCGCGAGGTGTCCGACCGCGTGATCTACATGGATCACGGCGCCATCGTGGAGACGGCGCGACCCGACGAGTTGTTCGCGAGCCCGCGCGCGGAGCGCACGAAGGCCTTCCTCAGCAAGGTGCTGTGA
- a CDS encoding amino acid ABC transporter permease, whose amino-acid sequence MFQSFGLDDLLLIAQGALVTLMICSLAVVFGGALGLALGLMASGRIAILRWISAVYVGAVRGVPVLLIIFFVYFGLPLAVPGTDVPDYLAAVIALSVFASAYVSEIVRGSIAAIPRGQFEAAEALGLSYWSRYRFVILPQATRIIVPPGIGFLVVLIKDSSLVAAIGLMDLARSGNIVASLTANPILSYLVVGAVYFAICYTASAFARRYERRLSTRAAAPGVGESLALASGVEK is encoded by the coding sequence ATGTTCCAGTCCTTCGGCCTCGACGACCTCCTGCTCATCGCGCAGGGCGCGCTCGTGACCCTCATGATCTGTTCGCTCGCCGTCGTCTTCGGCGGGGCGCTCGGCCTCGCCCTCGGCCTCATGGCGTCGGGGCGGATCGCGATCCTGCGCTGGATCAGCGCCGTCTACGTCGGCGCCGTCCGCGGAGTGCCGGTCCTGCTGATCATCTTCTTCGTCTACTTCGGGCTCCCGCTCGCGGTGCCAGGAACGGATGTCCCTGACTATCTCGCCGCCGTCATCGCCCTCTCGGTCTTCGCGAGCGCCTACGTCAGCGAAATCGTCCGCGGAAGCATCGCCGCCATCCCGCGCGGGCAGTTCGAAGCCGCCGAGGCGCTCGGCCTGAGCTACTGGAGCCGCTACCGGTTCGTGATCCTCCCGCAGGCGACACGGATCATCGTGCCGCCCGGCATCGGCTTCCTCGTGGTCCTGATCAAGGACAGCTCGCTGGTGGCGGCGATCGGTCTGATGGATCTGGCCCGCTCGGGCAACATCGTCGCCTCGCTCACCGCGAACCCCATCCTGTCGTATCTCGTCGTCGGAGCCGTCTACTTCGCCATCTGCTACACCGCTTCCGCCTTCGCCCGTCGCTACGAGCGACGCCTCTCGACGAGAGCGGCCGCCCCCGGCGTGGGCGAATCCCTCGCCCTCGCATCTGGAGTCGAAAAATGA
- a CDS encoding amino acid ABC transporter permease, producing MQLYFGDLIPYAGELLTGLLISLGITAVAAVAGGLLAIGLYLGRASRRALPRRLAGAYIEVIRNTPLLLQLYLIYFALPQVGVNLDPITAGIIALTLNNAAYVAEIYRAGFESIPKGLNEAAAALGLSRRSTFVDVQLVPALRNVIPPLTNQIILLFLASSIASIVAVPELMHVMMGITSETFRTVETFVVGGLLYFGVAFLLAMTSKLVETRVIRWKVA from the coding sequence ATGCAGCTCTACTTCGGGGATCTCATCCCCTACGCCGGCGAGCTCCTCACCGGGCTGCTGATCAGCCTCGGCATCACGGCGGTCGCGGCCGTGGCCGGCGGGCTGCTCGCCATCGGCCTCTACCTCGGACGGGCGTCGCGGCGGGCACTGCCGCGGCGCCTCGCCGGAGCGTACATCGAAGTCATCCGGAACACCCCGCTCCTGCTCCAGCTCTACCTGATCTACTTCGCGCTCCCGCAGGTCGGGGTCAACCTCGACCCGATCACGGCCGGGATCATCGCCCTCACCCTCAACAACGCGGCGTACGTGGCCGAGATCTACCGGGCCGGCTTCGAGTCGATCCCGAAGGGGCTGAACGAGGCGGCGGCGGCGCTCGGGCTGTCGCGGCGATCCACGTTCGTCGATGTGCAGCTGGTGCCAGCGCTCCGCAACGTGATCCCCCCGCTGACGAATCAGATCATCCTGCTGTTCCTCGCCTCGTCGATCGCCTCGATCGTGGCCGTGCCGGAACTGATGCACGTGATGATGGGGATCACGTCGGAGACGTTCCGCACCGTCGAGACGTTCGTCGTCGGGGGCCTGCTCTACTTCGGCGTGGCCTTCCTCCTGGCCATGACCTCCAAGCTCGTCGAGACCCGCGTCATCCGATGGAAGGTTGCCTGA
- a CDS encoding transporter substrate-binding domain-containing protein has product MHITRKAAMFAAAVAAATVLALSGCTSPSAGGGNAGGGESVLSKVLSSKTIKIGVFADAPPYGVMTSNGKYDGFDIDKANALAKSLGAKAQFVSATNASRIPMLETGKVDVIIAALTNLDERAQKVAMTRPYAAEGQVVLVPVNSPITSYADLAGRNVAATRGSVPATILASKFPEAKATLFEAVADSIQALRSNKVDALMESNSVVAGIMKDSAGQFRVLDAPQLSPSFVSFGVKQGDQLWLNYLDNFLMNYNISSSAEDSYKKWLGTDVPELIK; this is encoded by the coding sequence ATGCACATCACCCGAAAAGCAGCCATGTTCGCCGCCGCTGTCGCCGCCGCCACCGTGCTGGCGCTCAGCGGCTGCACCTCGCCCTCGGCGGGAGGGGGCAACGCAGGCGGCGGCGAGAGCGTCCTCTCCAAGGTGCTCAGCTCGAAGACCATCAAGATCGGCGTGTTCGCCGACGCACCGCCGTACGGCGTGATGACCAGCAACGGCAAGTACGACGGATTCGACATCGACAAGGCGAACGCGCTCGCGAAGTCGCTCGGGGCGAAGGCGCAGTTCGTCAGCGCCACGAACGCCAGCCGCATCCCCATGCTCGAGACCGGCAAGGTCGACGTGATCATCGCGGCGCTCACCAACCTCGACGAGCGCGCCCAGAAGGTCGCCATGACGCGGCCGTACGCTGCCGAGGGCCAGGTGGTGCTCGTTCCGGTGAACAGCCCGATCACGAGCTACGCGGACCTCGCCGGCCGCAACGTCGCGGCAACGCGCGGATCAGTGCCTGCGACGATCCTCGCCTCGAAGTTCCCGGAGGCGAAGGCGACGTTGTTCGAGGCGGTCGCCGACTCCATCCAGGCGCTGCGCAGCAACAAGGTCGACGCCCTGATGGAGAGCAACTCGGTGGTCGCCGGCATCATGAAGGACTCGGCGGGGCAGTTCCGGGTGCTGGATGCCCCGCAGCTGAGCCCGTCGTTCGTGTCCTTCGGTGTCAAGCAGGGCGACCAGCTCTGGCTGAACTACCTCGACAACTTCCTCATGAACTACAACATCAGCTCGTCGGCCGAGGACTCCTACAAGAAGTGGCTGGGCACCGACGTGCCCGAGCTGATCAAGTGA
- a CDS encoding SDR family oxidoreductase: protein MTEAVVITGGGSGIGRAIALRVAKAGGSVAVLDRDLERAQDVERECWEAGSPRTLAVGGDVSSEDDVSGAFDRVAEAFGGVDGVVANAGIEVNGHIAELGLSTWRRVIDTNLTGTFLTVQAAARRMRSDDRGGSIVCVSSPSAFVGFAGGSNAAYGSSKGGVSALVRAAALDLAPDGIRVNGLVPGATDTPMLYFGLDGDEREAERRRLRTLAEAQIPLARMADPGEVANAAFWLLSRESSYVTGSHLVCDGGLMAKSANDF, encoded by the coding sequence ATGACCGAGGCAGTAGTGATCACCGGCGGAGGAAGCGGAATCGGGAGGGCGATCGCGCTGCGCGTCGCCAAGGCCGGGGGCTCTGTCGCCGTCCTCGACCGGGACCTCGAACGGGCCCAGGACGTGGAGCGCGAGTGCTGGGAGGCCGGGAGCCCACGCACTCTCGCCGTCGGGGGAGACGTGTCCAGCGAGGACGACGTCTCCGGCGCGTTCGACCGCGTCGCGGAGGCTTTCGGCGGGGTGGACGGCGTCGTGGCGAACGCGGGGATCGAGGTAAACGGCCACATCGCCGAGCTGGGCCTCTCAACGTGGCGGCGGGTGATCGACACGAACCTCACCGGCACCTTCCTCACGGTGCAGGCGGCCGCACGGCGGATGCGCAGCGACGACCGGGGCGGCTCGATCGTGTGCGTCTCCTCGCCCTCCGCCTTCGTGGGGTTCGCGGGTGGCAGCAACGCCGCGTACGGCTCGTCGAAGGGCGGGGTGTCGGCGCTCGTCCGCGCCGCCGCCCTCGATCTCGCCCCAGACGGTATCCGGGTGAACGGGCTCGTTCCCGGCGCGACCGATACGCCGATGCTCTACTTCGGACTCGACGGCGACGAGCGGGAGGCCGAGCGCCGGCGGTTGCGGACGCTCGCGGAGGCGCAGATCCCCCTGGCGCGGATGGCGGACCCCGGGGAGGTGGCCAACGCGGCCTTCTGGCTGCTGAGCCGGGAGAGTTCGTACGTCACGGGCAGCCATCTCGTCTGCGACGGCGGCTTGATGGCGAAGAGCGCCAACGACTTCTGA
- a CDS encoding Ig-like domain repeat protein, with protein MSVRRRIALTVAAAVIPIVALTTAPAAVAAPESDPVVAAGADWAVTTTPGGYLVTLELDEPLPMIDDAPTLLADGEPIGLATESPDGLTLGVVTTDPAVAHAESVTKGWSSGEEDKAAESPIAPATPAVPENKTLTKQLKSFAGQAAVDDPSAAGSYGVTEAEYDFGDQAVPLAAIGGIRGELTGKMYLTNASGARPTIVLLHGRHTSCSGTGANPLRWPCGPTQMNIRSYLGYEGTARSLASHGYNVLSIAANSVNSNDNQLALDYGAQARGQLILDTLGMLATANAGRSVSYDDITTATASAPSTTTTRTLDEALLRATTRTDQPAPASTVTAASLKGRFDLGHVGIMGHSRGGEGVVSAATLNQALAKPYGIESVLPLAPVDFGRMTLPDVPTAVFLPYCDGDVSNQQGQHFIDDSRHAFDDDVLRSAVWVMGANHNFFNTVWTPGLYPAATGDDWRTTDTTSTCATTNPTRMTAAQQYQVGVSYMTGFFRLTMGGETQFQSLFDGSVKPSTTATSYADVRVMATQPASKTALVTDFTETSSLVRVSGGATAAVCTNLTGRTVPQSLPFCATAKASAQVPHWTPGSFAPNVPEFPVTRFLWTGASTTDPAVPSTGELRITVPAKLRDASRQAQLTLKTAPDEAVQTGTDFTITVVDGTGKTFAIAASAVNPLAVNRMPGGTNTTLNKVVLQQLTIPTSTITGIDLTDVREIRLTAKVGADGTGTGGVYLSDLAFDTPSVGTAVVQTRTTVNVAPTAVEEGSGPGTADVAVYLNRAEKSPVTAYVSVIGSATGLVGVGMEKVSFGPGETCKAVTVPTLGNTATSASASTAFKVSVTNTTDAVMGAGAFANLTVREDDGVTGTTTALPPVGAQGDVCAELAAATTPVPLTTSAEDVAPGGAFTLTAAGFRAGETIAFTYGDTALGTAVATAEGTATMEVPVAEDADLGPADATATGSGSARRATVVVSVLAPTVTTLAAAPGKPAAGEKVVLTATVTGRDATGMVTFTDASAANPKPRTAALAAGPTKLGEIEVVDGVATLTLPSGLAAGEHTITASFARTATADASTSEPITVTVAAAPAAGGPGGSDGPGNGSGSGPGTQVAGSDESTGIGSLAETGSTIGLWLLAATAAILMGGGVLALSRRRRTMS; from the coding sequence ATGTCCGTGCGGCGCCGGATCGCACTCACCGTCGCCGCCGCCGTCATCCCCATCGTCGCTCTGACGACCGCCCCCGCCGCGGTTGCGGCGCCCGAATCCGATCCGGTCGTGGCTGCCGGCGCCGACTGGGCCGTCACCACCACGCCAGGCGGCTACCTCGTCACCCTCGAGCTCGACGAGCCCCTGCCGATGATCGACGACGCCCCCACCCTGCTCGCCGACGGCGAGCCGATCGGCCTGGCGACCGAGTCCCCCGACGGGCTGACCCTCGGCGTCGTCACCACCGACCCCGCCGTCGCGCACGCCGAATCCGTGACCAAGGGCTGGTCCAGCGGCGAGGAGGACAAGGCCGCGGAGAGCCCGATCGCCCCGGCGACGCCGGCCGTACCGGAGAACAAGACCCTCACCAAGCAGCTCAAGTCGTTCGCCGGGCAGGCCGCCGTCGACGACCCGTCGGCGGCCGGCTCGTACGGTGTGACGGAGGCCGAGTACGACTTCGGCGACCAGGCCGTCCCGCTCGCCGCGATCGGCGGCATCCGCGGCGAGCTCACCGGCAAGATGTACCTCACGAACGCCTCGGGCGCGCGCCCGACGATCGTGCTGCTGCACGGCCGGCACACCTCCTGCTCCGGCACCGGCGCGAACCCGCTGCGCTGGCCGTGCGGACCGACGCAGATGAACATCCGCTCCTACCTGGGCTACGAGGGCACCGCTCGGTCGCTGGCGTCGCACGGCTACAACGTGCTGTCGATCGCCGCCAACTCCGTCAACTCCAACGACAACCAGCTCGCGCTCGACTACGGCGCACAGGCCCGCGGCCAGCTCATCCTCGACACGCTCGGGATGCTCGCCACGGCGAACGCCGGCCGGAGCGTCTCCTACGACGACATCACCACCGCCACCGCGTCGGCGCCGAGCACCACGACCACCAGAACGCTCGACGAGGCGCTCCTGCGCGCCACCACCCGCACCGACCAGCCCGCGCCCGCCTCGACGGTGACCGCCGCCTCCCTGAAGGGCCGCTTCGACCTCGGTCACGTCGGCATCATGGGGCACTCGCGCGGAGGCGAGGGCGTCGTCTCGGCGGCCACCCTGAACCAGGCGCTCGCGAAGCCGTACGGCATCGAGTCGGTGCTGCCGCTCGCCCCTGTCGACTTCGGCCGGATGACGCTGCCGGATGTGCCCACCGCCGTGTTCCTCCCCTACTGCGACGGCGACGTCTCCAACCAGCAGGGCCAGCACTTCATCGACGACTCGCGCCACGCGTTCGACGACGACGTGCTCCGCTCGGCCGTCTGGGTCATGGGCGCCAACCACAACTTCTTCAACACGGTGTGGACGCCGGGCCTCTACCCGGCGGCGACAGGCGACGACTGGCGCACCACCGACACGACCTCCACCTGCGCGACGACGAACCCGACCCGCATGACGGCGGCCCAGCAGTACCAGGTCGGCGTCAGCTACATGACGGGCTTCTTCCGCCTCACAATGGGCGGCGAGACGCAGTTCCAGTCGCTGTTCGACGGCTCGGTCAAGCCCTCCACCACCGCCACCTCCTACGCCGACGTGCGCGTGATGGCGACGCAGCCCGCGTCGAAGACGGCGCTCGTCACCGACTTCACGGAGACCAGTTCGCTCGTGCGGGTGTCCGGAGGCGCGACCGCGGCCGTCTGCACCAACCTCACCGGCCGCACGGTGCCGCAGTCCCTCCCCTTCTGCGCCACCGCCAAGGCCTCCGCGCAGGTGCCGCACTGGACCCCGGGGTCGTTCGCGCCGAACGTCCCCGAGTTCCCGGTGACCCGGTTCCTCTGGACCGGCGCCTCGACGACCGACCCGGCGGTGCCCAGCACCGGTGAGCTCCGCATCACCGTCCCGGCGAAGCTCCGCGACGCCTCCCGCCAGGCACAGCTGACGCTGAAGACCGCCCCCGACGAGGCGGTCCAGACCGGCACCGACTTCACGATCACCGTCGTGGACGGCACGGGCAAGACCTTCGCCATCGCCGCCTCCGCGGTCAACCCGCTCGCCGTGAACCGGATGCCGGGCGGCACGAACACCACGCTGAACAAGGTGGTGCTCCAGCAGCTGACCATCCCCACCTCCACCATCACGGGCATCGACCTGACCGACGTGCGCGAGATCCGCCTCACCGCCAAGGTCGGCGCCGACGGCACCGGCACGGGCGGCGTCTACCTCTCCGACCTCGCGTTCGACACCCCGTCGGTCGGCACCGCCGTCGTGCAGACGCGCACGACGGTCAACGTCGCCCCGACAGCGGTCGAGGAGGGTTCCGGACCCGGCACCGCCGACGTCGCGGTCTACCTGAACCGCGCCGAGAAGTCGCCCGTCACCGCCTACGTCAGCGTCATCGGCTCGGCCACCGGGCTCGTCGGCGTCGGGATGGAGAAGGTCTCCTTCGGGCCCGGCGAGACCTGCAAGGCCGTCACCGTCCCCACCCTCGGGAACACGGCGACGTCCGCCTCCGCCAGCACGGCGTTCAAGGTGAGCGTCACGAACACGACCGACGCCGTCATGGGAGCGGGCGCCTTCGCCAACCTCACCGTCCGTGAGGACGACGGCGTCACCGGCACCACGACCGCCCTGCCCCCCGTCGGCGCCCAGGGCGACGTGTGTGCCGAGCTCGCCGCCGCCACCACCCCCGTCCCGCTGACGACGTCGGCCGAGGACGTCGCACCCGGCGGCGCCTTCACCCTCACGGCCGCAGGCTTCCGGGCCGGCGAGACCATCGCCTTCACGTACGGCGACACCGCCCTGGGGACCGCCGTCGCCACGGCCGAAGGCACCGCGACGATGGAGGTGCCGGTCGCGGAGGACGCCGACCTCGGCCCCGCGGACGCGACGGCCACCGGCTCCGGCTCCGCTAGGCGGGCGACCGTCGTCGTGTCGGTGCTCGCGCCGACGGTGACCACCCTCGCAGCGGCTCCGGGGAAGCCGGCCGCCGGAGAGAAGGTCGTGCTCACCGCGACCGTCACGGGTCGCGACGCCACCGGCATGGTCACGTTCACGGATGCGTCGGCCGCGAACCCGAAGCCTCGAACCGCCGCCCTTGCAGCGGGCCCGACGAAGCTGGGTGAGATCGAGGTCGTGGACGGGGTCGCGACACTGACGCTGCCCTCGGGCCTCGCCGCGGGCGAGCACACCATCACCGCCTCCTTCGCCCGCACCGCGACAGCCGACGCCTCGACCTCCGAGCCGATCACCGTGACCGTGGCCGCGGCTCCTGCGGCCGGCGGGCCGGGCGGATCGGACGGGCCGGGCAACGGCTCCGGCAGCGGCCCGGGCACGCAGGTCGCCGGCTCCGACGAGAGCACCGGGATCGGCTCGCTCGCGGAGACCGGCTCGACCATCGGGCTGTGGCTGCTCGCCGCCACAGCGGCGATCCTCATGGGAGGCGGCGTGCTTGCCCTCTCGCGGCGGCGGCGGACCATGAGCTGA